In the Helianthus annuus cultivar XRQ/B chromosome 11, HanXRQr2.0-SUNRISE, whole genome shotgun sequence genome, one interval contains:
- the LOC110891857 gene encoding CRIB domain-containing protein RIC6 has protein sequence MICVLFIFLFVLWALWFGNTEADNDKEPEIQIGAPTDVKHVAHIGCDGPSSNAPSWMNDFQGSSDNGGTSESMRTPDRHGKSKQSKKQASNLSVNSSDTDTKPRKNKTLNSDNESHGRRAKNATAESPSQESGAKKNRRKKRTSTRDSSNAD, from the exons ATGATTTGTGttctatttatttttcttttcgtGTTATGGGCATTATGGTTTGGAAATACAGAAGCGGATAACGATAAGGAACCCGAGATACAAATTGGTGCACCAACAGACGTTAAACATGTCGCGCATATTGGTTGTGACGGCCCTTCTTCCAATGCTCCTAGTTGG ATGAACGACTTTCAAGGTTCATCAGATAATGGTGGAACATCAG AATCAATGAGAACTCCAGATCGTCATGGCAAGTCAAAGCAATCCAAAAAACAAGCTTCTAACCTCTCAGTAAATTCTTCGGACACAGACACCAAGCCCAGAAAGAACAAAACCTTGAATAGCGATAATGAAAGCCACGGTAGAAGGGCGAAAAACGCGACCGCAGAGTCACCGTCACAAGAATCAGGGGCAAAAAAGAACCGAAGGAAAAAAAGAACATCAACTCGAGATTCATCTAATGCTGACTAA